A window of bacterium genomic DNA:
ATGGAGATGCAGGCCGCGGCCGGGGCGATTCCGGCCACGAAAGCCGCGGTCTTTTCCACGGCCGCCCGCCCGTCGTTGAGACCCTCCACCAGCATGGTCTCGGTGACCAGCCGTCCCCGGTAGTCCCGGGAAAACGCGGCGATCCCTTCCAGCACCTCGGCCAGGCGCAACCGTCCGTGGGGGCGGTCGATCTTCCGCCAAGCGGCTTCGTCGACCGCGTCGACCTTGACCGAAACCCACGCGGCGGACGCGAGGGCCCGGCGGACCGGGGCCCGGGAAAGAAGCGACGCGTTGGTGATGACGGCCACGGGGACCCCCAGGGGGGCGAGCCGGCGGATCGTCTCCTCCAGGTTGAGGTCGAGCGTGGGTTCGCCGTCGGCCACGAAGGTCAGGTAATCGATCCCGCCGCCGGCGGCCCGGACTTCCCGGACCCGTTGGGCGGCTTCCGCGGCGATCCGTTCGGGAGCGTAGAACTCCCGGCGCCGCAGGGTCATGCGGTCGGTTTTCCCCACCTGGCAGTAGACGCAGGAGTAGGTGCAGGTCTTGGGCGGGATATTGTTGATGCCCAGGCTGCGGCCGAGCCGGCGGGAGGGAATGGGCCCGAATACGATCACGGCTCCCCTCCCCCCGGTCCCGGGTTG
This region includes:
- a CDS encoding radical SAM protein codes for the protein MIVFGPIPSRRLGRSLGINNIPPKTCTYSCVYCQVGKTDRMTLRRREFYAPERIAAEAAQRVREVRAAGGGIDYLTFVADGEPTLDLNLEETIRRLAPLGVPVAVITNASLLSRAPVRRALASAAWVSVKVDAVDEAAWRKIDRPHGRLRLAEVLEGIAAFSRDYRGRLVTETMLVEGLNDGRAAVEKTAAFVAGIAPAAACISIPTRPPAESGVRPPSPEVRREACVLFAAGGTPVEALFGAEEGDFQGAPDAAEGLLAIAAVHPMRESAVEEYLRSRGEDEALVRSLVAAGRLVRIEYGGEVFYRRSHPRSRS